The following are from one region of the Henckelia pumila isolate YLH828 unplaced genomic scaffold, ASM3356847v2 CTG_429, whole genome shotgun sequence genome:
- the LOC140871177 gene encoding uncharacterized protein, translating into MDCRILLQYMQHSPEELLPFDSEIERTFHRRRRQQQQQEMEEEHEQEQPDYRFMMDLALPNIEGARPSIIRPTVAANHFEIKPAILQMIQNTLQFGGSVIDEPYVHITNFLKICDTFKIQGVSDDAIRLRLFPFSLRDKAKAWLTNLSAGSITTWDDLAKYFLTKYFPPSKSMKLRVDITTFSQGEQETFYEAWEHYKDLLRRCPHHQFPEGLVAQTFYYGLSHSNRTMLDAAAGGNLLRKSSEDGFELIEKMASSSYHPQSERGATQKYTGIHQIDAFTSVAAQLEVMNKRIEELSVGHSVMRVQEVWCEKCGAEHFTKDCQTFSQPEGVMASHMGNKNCPRNDPFSNSYNQGWRQHPNFSWGGQNNKAYGNQNYSRQPQEEKSNLEQMMQKFISSTETRMQNQDASIKNLENQIGQLAKSISSREQGTLPSDTEKNPKEQVKAIELRSGKTVEPEPKSEKEPETVTSEKTSGKSSILTPPPTSQSKIVVPPPFPAALKKAKLDSQFGKLLEVFKKLNINIPFADALMQMPSYAKFLKEILSNKRKLEEHAMISLTENCSALV; encoded by the coding sequence ATGGATTGCAGGATTCTCTTGCAGTACATGCAACACTCACCTGAGGAATTATTGCCTTTTGATTCAGAAATCGAGAGAACTTTTCATAGGAGAAGAaggcaacaacaacaacaagaaatggaagaagaacaTGAACAGGAACAACCAGATTACAGATTCATGATGGATCTTGCCTTGCCAAACATTGAAGGTGCTAGACCAAGCATCATCCGGCCAACTGTAGCAGCTAATCACTTTGAGATAAAGCCGGCCAttcttcaaatgattcagaacaCACTTCAATTTGGTGGGAGTGTCATTGATGAACCATATGTACACATCacaaattttctgaaaatttgTGATACATTCAAGATACAGGGAGTTTCTGATGACGCTATTCGGTTGCGTTTATTCCCTTTTTCACTGCGAGACAAGGCGAAAGCATGGCTAACGAATTTATCTGCAGGTTCCATCACAACTTGGGATGATTTGGCGAAGTATTTCCTCACCAAATACTTTCCACCATCTAAGTCAATGAAGCTGAGAGTTGATATCACAACTTTTTCCCAAGGAGAACAGGAAACGTTTTACGAAGCATGGGAGCACTACAAGGATCTATTGCGGAGATGTCCACACCACCAATTTCCAGAGGGTCTTGTGGCACAAACTTTTTATTATGGTCTTTCTCACTCAAATCGTaccatgttagatgcagctgcaGGTGGAAATCTTCTGCGAAAATCGTCAGAGGATGGCTTTGAATTAATCGAGAAAATGGCATCTAGTAGCTATCATCCTCAATCTGAAAGGGGTGCAACCCAAAAATATACTGGAATTCATCAAATTGATGCATTCACATCAGTGGCTGCTCAACTTGAAGTCATGAACAAAAGGATTGAGGAACTAAGCGTGGGACACTCTGTGATGCGAGTACAAGAAGTGTGGTGTGAAAAATGTGGTGCAGAGCATTTCACGAAAGACTGTCAAACATTTTCTCAACCGGAGGGAGTTATGGCAAGTCACATGGGAAATAAAAATTGCCCAAGGAAtgacccattttcgaattcataCAATCAAGGGTGGAGACAACATCCAAATTTCTCGTGGGGTGGACAGAATAATAAAGCATATGGGAATCAGAACTACAGCAGGCAGCCTCAAGAGGAGAAATCAAACTTGGAGCAGATGATGCAGAAGTTTATATCATCTACTGAAACCCGCATGCAGAATCAAGATGCATCGATAAAGAATCTGGAGAATCAAATAGGGCAATTGGCCAAATCAATTTCCAGCAGAGAACAGGGTACTTTGCCAAGTGACACTGAGAAGAATCCGAAGGAACAGGTGAAAGCAATTGAATTAAGGAGTGGAAAGACGGTCGAGCCTGAACCAAAAAGCGAGAAAGAGCCAGAAACAGTTACATCAGAAAAAACTTCAGGCAAGTCATCTATCTTAACACCCCCACCCACTTCACAATCAAAAATTGTTGTGCCACCACCTTTTCCTGCAGCTCTTAAGAAGGCCAAGCTAGACTCTCAGTTTGGTAAATTATTAGAAGTGTTTAAGAAATTGAATATCAATATACCCTTCGCTGATGCACTGATGCAAATGCCAAGTTATGCGAAATTCTTGAAGGAGATCCTCTCTAACAAGAGGAAATTGGAGGAGCATGCGATGATAAGTCTGACGGAAAACTGCTCGGCACTGGTGTAG